One Serratia liquefaciens genomic window, TGCGTGTATCGCAGATTAACGGCTGTGCCTACTGCCTGGATATGCACGGAAAAGCCCTGCGCGAAAGTGGCGTCGACAACGCCAAGCCGGACCAGCTTGCGGGCTGGCGCGTGAGCCATGCGTTCAGCGACCGCGAGCGCGCTGCGCTGGAGTGGGCGGACTCCGTAACCCTGATCGCCGCAACCGGCGCACCGGACAGCGCGTTTGAAGCGCTACAGGCGCACTTTAGCGATGCGGAAATTGCCGATTTGACCTTCGCCATCAGCATCATGAACGCCTTTAACCGTCTGGCCATCAGCATGCGTCAATGACGAAACCGCACTTTTCCCCCTCTCGCCCGAGAGGGGTTTCCCGCCAACAACCGCCAAAAAAATTTTTCCCGCGACTTTTCCAGCCCTGATGCGGCCTCAGCGTGAATTCCGCCAAAACACCATATATAGCGTGGTTGATAAATTAAATATCCACATATAGTATTTAACCCATCAACCGCAGGGAACATGTAGCGGTGGGTAACGCCGTCAGAAACGCCGTTCAATGCTCCGTTATCTGACCTGTCCGCCTTTCCTTCAGCCTAAAAGGTAAATGCGAATCATGAGCATTATTATTTACAGTAAACCGGACTGTGTCCAGTGCAACGCCACCTATCGCGCATTCGATAAACAAGGGATTGGTTATCAGGTGATCGACCTCACCCAGGATCAGCAGGCGCTGAGCCATGTAAAATCCCTTGGTTACCAGCAGGTTCCGGTGATTATCGCCGGTGAAGATCACTGGTCTGGCTTCCGGCCGGACAAAATCGGCGCGCTGGCCCACGCCCTGGCGTCCTGAGGTTGCCCATGAACCCGCTGGTCTATTTCTCCAGCAGTTCGGAGAACACCCACAGGTTCGTTGAAAAACTGGGATTGCCGGCGATACGTATCCCTATCGCCGGCGCCCGCAGCAAACTGCTGATGGATAAACCCTATATTTTGATCGTGCCCAGCTATGGCGGCGGCAGCGCCGTAGGAGCCGTGCCGATCCAAGTGATCCGCTTTCTCAACGATCCACAGAATCGCGCTTTCCTGCGCGGCGTTATCGCCGCCGGGAATACCAATTTCGGCGCAGCGTACGGCATTGCCGGCGACATCATCGCCAAAAAATGTCAGGTGCCTTTTCTTTACCGCTTTGAGCTGCTCGGCACCACACAAGACGTTGCAAACGTTCGACAGGGAGTAACCGCATTTTGGCAACGACAGAACTGACCCGGCCCGCCGCAAGCGCGCTGGATTACCATTCGCTCAACGCGATGCTCAATCTTTATGATGCCGAAGGCCGTATCCAGTTCGACAAGGATCGGTTAGCGGCGCGGCACTACTTCCTGCAGCACGTGAATCAAAACACCGTGTTCTTCCATAATCTGGAAGAGAAGCTGCGCTATCTGGTGGAGGAAGGCTATTACGAACAGAGCGTGTTGGCGCAGTACGAGTTCGCCTTTATCAAACAGCTGTTCCAACAGGCCTATGCGAAAAAATTCCGCTTTGAGACCTTCCTCGGCGCCTTTAAGTATTACACCAGCTACACGCTGAAAACCTTCGACGGTAAGCGCTACCTGGAACGCTACGAAGACCGGGTGTGCATGGTAGCCCTGACGCTGGCGGCGGGCGATAACGCCCTGGCGCAGGATCTGGTGGAGGAGATGATTTCCGGCCGCTTCCAGCCGGCGACGCCGACCTTCCTCAACTGCGGCAAGCAGCAGCGCGGCGAACTGGTGTCCTGCTTTCTGCTGCGTATCGAAGACAATATGGAGTCGATCGGCCGGGCGGTGAACTCCGCACTGCAGCTGTCAAAACGCGGCGGCGGCGTGGCGTTTTTGCTGACCAATATTCGCGAGGTCGGCGCCCCGATCAAACGCATAGAGAATCAGTCTTCGGGCGTTATTCCCATCATGAAAATGCTTGAGGATGCCTTCTCTTACGCCAACCAGCTGGGCGCGCGTCAGGGTGCCGGTGCGGTCTATCTCAACGCCCACCATCCGGATATCCTGCGTTTCCTCGACACCAAGCGTGAAAACGCCGACGAGAAAATCCGCATCAAGACGCTGTCGCTGGGGGTGGTGATCCCGGATATCACTTTCGAACTGGCGAAGAACAACGAAGAGATGTACCTGTTCTCGCCCTATGACGTCGAGCAGGTGTACGGCGTGCCGTTCTCGGAAATCAGCGTCAGCGAGAAGTACCGTGAAATGGTGGATGACAAGCGCATCCGCAAATCACGTATCAATGCGCGTGAATTCTTCCAGGTATTGGCGGAGATCCAGTTTGAATCCGGTTATCCGTACATGATGTTTGAAGATACCGTCAATCGTGAAAACCCGATCGCCGGACGCATCAACATGAGCAACCTGTGCTCCGAGATTTTGCAGGTTAACCGCGCCAGCACCTATCACGATGACTTGAGCTACGACCAGGTAGGCAAGGATATTTCCTGCAACCTCGGCTCGCTGAACATCGCCAAAACCATGGATGCCCCCGACTTCGGCAAAGCGGTCGACACCGCAATCCGTGCGCTGACGGCAGTGGCTGACATGAGCGACATTCGCTCGGTCCCGTCGATCGCCGAAGGCAACCGCAGTTCGCATGCCATTGGCCTCGGCCAGATGAACCTGCACGGCTACCTGGCTCGCGAACGCATCTTCTACGGCTCAGAAGAAGGGATTGATTTCACCAACATCTATTTCTATACCGTCGCTTACCACGCCATTCGCGCCTCTAACCGGTTGGCCATCGAGCGCGGTAGCGCATTCGGCGGCTTCGAAGAGTCGACCTATGCTTCCGGTGAATACTTCAGCAAATACACCGAACGGGAATGGCAACCACAAACCGAACGGGTTCGCGCGCTGTTCGCCGACGCCAATATCGCCATCCCAGGCCGCGAAGAGTGGCTGGCGCTGCGCCAGTCGGTGATGATGCACGGCTTGTACAACCAGAATCTGCAGGCGGTACCGCCCACCGGTTCCATCTCCTACATCAATAACTCGACCTCCAGCATCCATCCGATCGTGTCACGTATCGAGATCCGCAAAGAGGGAAAAATTGGTCGCGTCTATTACCCGGCGCCCTATATGACCAACGACAACCTGGAGTACTACCAGGATGCCTACGACATCGGGCCGGAAAAAATTATCGATACCTATGCCGCTGCCACTCAGCACGTCGACCAAGGGCTGTCGCTGACGCTGTTTTTCCGCGATACCGCCAGCACCCGCGACATCAACCGCGCGCAAATTTATGCCTGGCGTAAAGGCATCAAAACCATCTATTACATCCGCCTGCGCCAGATGGCGTTGGAAGGCACCGAGGTGCAGGGCTGCGTGTCCTGTGCACTGTGAGGCAATCTATGAATACCACTAAACCGGCGCAGTTGGTGCGCGCGATCAACTGGAACATCATCGAAGACGACAAGGATCTGGAAGTCTGGAACCGCCTGACCTCCAACTTCTGGCTGCCGGAGAAGGTGCCGCTGTCGAATGACATTCCGTCGTGGGCAACGTTGACGCCAAAGGAACAGCAGTTGACCATTCGGGTGTTCACCGGCCTGACGCTGCTGGACACCATTCAAAATACCGTGGGCGCGCCGGCGCTGATCGAAGATGCGATTACGCCGCATGAGGAGGCGGTGTACTCCAACATCAGCTTTATGGAAGCGGTGCATGCCCGTTCGTACAGCTCCATTTTCTCTACGCTGTGTCAGACGCCGGACGTCGACGATGCCTACCGCTGGAGCGAGGAAAACCGCGCGCTGCAGAAAAAAGCCAGCATCATTCTGGCCCACTACCGCAGCGATGATCCGCTGATGAAGAAAGTCGCCAGCGTATTCCTGGAGTCGTTCCTGTTCTATTCGGGCTTTTATCTGCCGATGTACTGGTCGAGCCGCGCCAAGTTGACCAACACCGCCGATTTGATCCGCCTGATCATCCGCGACGAGGCGGTGCACGGTTATTACATCGGTTATAAGTTCCAAAAAGGATTGGAGAAGGTTGACGCGGCGCGCCGCCAACAGGTGAAAAACTTCGCCTTCGATCTGATGCAGGATTTGTACGATAACGAGGTGCGTTACACCGAAGAGCTGTACGACGGTGTTGGCTGGACCGAGGACGTGAAAACTTTCCTGCACTATAACGCCAACAAGGCGTTGATGAATCTGGGGTACGAAGCGCTGTTCCCACCGTCGATGGCGCAGGTCAATCCGGCCATTCTGTCGGCGCTGTCGCCAAACGCCGACGAGAACCACGACTTCTTCTCCGGCTCAGGCTCGTCTTACGTGATTGGTAAAGCGGTCAACACCGAAGACGACGACTGGGATTTCTGATTGAAATCACAGGTGGGAATCACCCCGCTCTAAACGATAATCGGTGAACGGGCGCAGTCTACCGCGCCCCTACTGTTTAGATATTTCCGGTACGCTGTCGGATGCGCTGCCAGATGGCCCGTTTTTCCTCGTCATCGGCACTCGACCAGGCGGTGATTTCCTCCAGCGTGCGCCAACAACCCAGGCACCACGCCTTTTCATTGTCGATCTGGCAAACATTATTGCAGGGTGAACGCACGCCATCGTCAATCTGACTGCCGGTTTTTCTTCTTCTGCTGCGGCCTACCATAAGGCGCTTCCTCCGGTGGATTTCTCGCGACAGGATACCCGATCCTGCTGCGAGAGAAACCGTTGCGGCAGGATCAGATAATGCCGCCGTTGGCGCGCAGGATTTGGCCGTTGATCCAGGCACCGTCAGCCCCAGCCAGGAATGACACCGCCGCGGCGATATCCTGTGGCTGGCCCAGACGCTCAAGCGGGGCCATTTTCGCCAGCCGGTCGATCAGTTCCGGCGTTTTGCCGTCGAGAAACAGTCCGGTGGCGGTCGGGCCCGGCGCGATGGCGTTGACAGTAATATTGCGACCCCGCAGCTCTTTCGCCAGCACGCTGGTCAGCGCTTCTACGGCGGCCTTGCTGGCGGCATACATGCCGTAGCTCGGTTGCAGCAGCCCGACCACGCTGGACGAAAAGTTGATGATGCGGCCGTTGTCGCGCAGGCGTTTCGCCGCTTCTCGCAGAGTGTTGAAAGTGCCTTTCAGGTTAATGTCGATCAGCCGATCGGCATCGGCGTCGCTCATTTCTGCGACCGGAGCCAGCGCAATCACCCCAGCGTTATTCACCAAAATATCCACGCCGCCGAAAGCCTGCTCGGCACGGTCAAACAACTGGGCAACGGCAGCGGCGTCGCTGACGTCCGCCCTGGCGCTCAGCGCCCGCCCCCCGTTTTGTTCAATTTTGCGCACCAGCTCATCGGCCAATGCCTGATTGCCTGAATAGTTGACGATCACGGTAAAACCGTCGGCGGCCAGCCGTTCGGCAATGGCCGCGCCTATACCGCGCGATGCGCCGGTGACAATGGCAACTTGCTGAGTCTTGGTGTTCATGCTCTCTATCCTCGTCGGCTATGCGCCGGCGACTTGCCGGCGTGACAACATCATGCACCTTTCGCCCTGGCGAATAATCCCCTACTCTTCGTTATCACTATCCGAATTTAGCGAACAATAACCATGGACAGAATCGATGCCATGCGCTTGTTCACCCGCGTGGTGGAACAACGCAGCTTTACCCAGGCCGCACAGGATCTGAACCTGCCGCGATCGACGGTGACCGATGCCATCAAGCAACTGGAGACCCGGCTGCAGGTGCGGTTATTGCAACGCACCACCCGCCACGTCAGCCCAACGCTGGATGGCGAAGCTTACTATCAACGCTGCCTGACCATTCTGGCGGATATCGAAGATGCCGAGATGGCGTTTGCCGGTGCCAAACCGCGTGGGCTGCTGCGCATCGACGTACACGGCACGTTGGCACGGCACTTTTTGCTGCCGGAACTGCCCGACTTTTTGACGCAATATCCGGATATCGAACTTTTTATGAGCGAGGGCGATCGGCTGGTAGATCCGGTGCGGGAAGGTATCGACTGCGTGGTGCGCGTCGGCAAACTGAAAGACAGCGATATGGTGGCACGTCGATTAGGTGAGCTTGAAGAGGTCACCTGCGCCGCCCCGGACTACCTGCAACGTTTTGGCACGCCGCACTCCATCAGCGAACTTGCAGGCCACCGAATGGTGGGCTTCCGTTCCTCGGCCAGCGGCACCCTGATGCCGCTGGAATTTACTGTCGCAGGCCAGACGCAGCAGGTGACATTGCCTTGCACGGTGTCGGTCAGTGCGGCGGAAAGCCTGGTTGCTGCGGCGCGCATGGGGCTGGGGATCATTCAGGTGCCGCGTTATCACCTGCGCGACAGCCTGGACAACGGCAGCTTGCTGCCCCTGCTGCCGCAATTCCCATCCACTCCGATGCCGGTCTCATTGCTCTACCCGCGCAACCGCCAACTTTCACCGCGGGTTCGGGTCTTCATCGACTGGTTCAGCAAAGTCTTCGCCGCCCGTAACCGATAAACGCCTTACATAGCGCCATATTCCAGCGGCACCCAGTCGTAACCTTCCCCCTGTTTATTCAGGTAACCCAAGCCGGGGAATGACAGATGCGGTCCGCCCACCAGCACACGGCGTTGAGCGCTATCGCTAAACACCCGCAGCCGCTGGGCTACTGCCGCTTTGGCATCTTTATCAAAACTTATCGCGACGCGCGGATGGGCAAACTGCACCGCCGCCACGTGGATCAAATCCCCCAGCAGCAGCAATTTTCTGCCCTGGCTTTCCACCAGATAAATGCTGTGGCCTGGCGTATGCCCATGGGCGGCGAACGCGCTGATCCCCGGCGACAGCTCACCATCATTACTGAACGTTTTAAAATGTCCGGCGGCCTGATAAGGCTTGAGCGCGGCGAGAACATTCTCGAACGAGGCTTTCTCCTTCGGCGATGCCTGTTTCAACCGACTCTCGCTAAGCCAAAAATCCGCATCCTGCTGCCCGGCACGCACCACTGCATTTGGAAAAGCAGCTTTACCGTTTTGCGTCAAACCGCCGAGATGATCCGGGTGCATATGCGTCAGATAAATTTCATCCACCTGCTGTGGCTGATAGCCGGCAGCCTCCAGGTTAGCGACCAGTTTGCCCAACCCCTCTCCCAGCAGCGACCCCGCACCGGTATCAATCAGGATCAGCTTGCTGCCGGTATTGATCAGATAGGCATTAACAGAGGTGACGACCGGCAGGTCCTGATGGTGCTCAGCCAGAGCGGTTTCGATCTGCTTTGGCGAACTGTTCAGCAGCAGTTTATCCACCGGCAAACGAAGCACGCCATCGGACAAAGCGGTGACTTCATAGCTGCCCAGCATGATGCGATAGAAACCCGGCGCGGGGGTTTTCACCTGTGGTGCTGCGGCCAGGGTTTGCAGCGACATAACGGCCAGCGCCGCCCCCAGCAGGTAACGTTTCCAGAACATGGTGACTCCTTGTTGTCGTTTGAGCGCTAAGTATTAACCCAAAGCGGAAATGACGCCTGCCGGAGGAGAAAATGAATAAAAAAATCCCCGCGGGGGCGGGGAAAGGCAAAGAAACACTAAGGATTTTTTAGAGTTATACGAAAAATTTGGCCAGTACCAGCAGAGAAAGCGAGACGTTAATCGCGCCGCCGATACGGGTAGCAATCTGGGCAAAGGGCATCAGCGACATTCGATTACCGGCGGTGAGGATGGCCACATCGCCGGTGCCGCCCTGCCCACTCTGGCAGCAGGAGACAATTGCCACATCGATCGGGTGCATGCCGATTTTCTTGCCGACGAAGAAACCGGTCGCCACCAGCGCAGACACGGTGCTGACAATCACCACCAGATTTTGGATGGTAAAGGCGTTAACCAGTTCCTGCCACGGGGTGATTGCTACGCCGACGGCAAACAGAATCGGGTAGGTCACCGCGGTACGGAAGAATTTATAGACCACCTG contains:
- a CDS encoding LysR family transcriptional regulator; amino-acid sequence: MDRIDAMRLFTRVVEQRSFTQAAQDLNLPRSTVTDAIKQLETRLQVRLLQRTTRHVSPTLDGEAYYQRCLTILADIEDAEMAFAGAKPRGLLRIDVHGTLARHFLLPELPDFLTQYPDIELFMSEGDRLVDPVREGIDCVVRVGKLKDSDMVARRLGELEEVTCAAPDYLQRFGTPHSISELAGHRMVGFRSSASGTLMPLEFTVAGQTQQVTLPCTVSVSAAESLVAAARMGLGIIQVPRYHLRDSLDNGSLLPLLPQFPSTPMPVSLLYPRNRQLSPRVRVFIDWFSKVFAARNR
- the nrdI gene encoding class Ib ribonucleoside-diphosphate reductase assembly flavoprotein NrdI codes for the protein MNPLVYFSSSSENTHRFVEKLGLPAIRIPIAGARSKLLMDKPYILIVPSYGGGSAVGAVPIQVIRFLNDPQNRAFLRGVIAAGNTNFGAAYGIAGDIIAKKCQVPFLYRFELLGTTQDVANVRQGVTAFWQRQN
- a CDS encoding carboxymuconolactone decarboxylase family protein, encoding MIKQRLKYSELSPAPYKGMVTALMALEKGALDKATIELMFMRVSQINGCAYCLDMHGKALRESGVDNAKPDQLAGWRVSHAFSDRERAALEWADSVTLIAATGAPDSAFEALQAHFSDAEIADLTFAISIMNAFNRLAISMRQ
- the nrdE gene encoding class 1b ribonucleoside-diphosphate reductase subunit alpha, which translates into the protein MATTELTRPAASALDYHSLNAMLNLYDAEGRIQFDKDRLAARHYFLQHVNQNTVFFHNLEEKLRYLVEEGYYEQSVLAQYEFAFIKQLFQQAYAKKFRFETFLGAFKYYTSYTLKTFDGKRYLERYEDRVCMVALTLAAGDNALAQDLVEEMISGRFQPATPTFLNCGKQQRGELVSCFLLRIEDNMESIGRAVNSALQLSKRGGGVAFLLTNIREVGAPIKRIENQSSGVIPIMKMLEDAFSYANQLGARQGAGAVYLNAHHPDILRFLDTKRENADEKIRIKTLSLGVVIPDITFELAKNNEEMYLFSPYDVEQVYGVPFSEISVSEKYREMVDDKRIRKSRINAREFFQVLAEIQFESGYPYMMFEDTVNRENPIAGRINMSNLCSEILQVNRASTYHDDLSYDQVGKDISCNLGSLNIAKTMDAPDFGKAVDTAIRALTAVADMSDIRSVPSIAEGNRSSHAIGLGQMNLHGYLARERIFYGSEEGIDFTNIYFYTVAYHAIRASNRLAIERGSAFGGFEESTYASGEYFSKYTEREWQPQTERVRALFADANIAIPGREEWLALRQSVMMHGLYNQNLQAVPPTGSISYINNSTSSIHPIVSRIEIRKEGKIGRVYYPAPYMTNDNLEYYQDAYDIGPEKIIDTYAAATQHVDQGLSLTLFFRDTASTRDINRAQIYAWRKGIKTIYYIRLRQMALEGTEVQGCVSCAL
- a CDS encoding MBL fold metallo-hydrolase, with the translated sequence MFWKRYLLGAALAVMSLQTLAAAPQVKTPAPGFYRIMLGSYEVTALSDGVLRLPVDKLLLNSSPKQIETALAEHHQDLPVVTSVNAYLINTGSKLILIDTGAGSLLGEGLGKLVANLEAAGYQPQQVDEIYLTHMHPDHLGGLTQNGKAAFPNAVVRAGQQDADFWLSESRLKQASPKEKASFENVLAALKPYQAAGHFKTFSNDGELSPGISAFAAHGHTPGHSIYLVESQGRKLLLLGDLIHVAAVQFAHPRVAISFDKDAKAAVAQRLRVFSDSAQRRVLVGGPHLSFPGLGYLNKQGEGYDWVPLEYGAM
- the nrdF gene encoding class 1b ribonucleoside-diphosphate reductase subunit beta; its protein translation is MNTTKPAQLVRAINWNIIEDDKDLEVWNRLTSNFWLPEKVPLSNDIPSWATLTPKEQQLTIRVFTGLTLLDTIQNTVGAPALIEDAITPHEEAVYSNISFMEAVHARSYSSIFSTLCQTPDVDDAYRWSEENRALQKKASIILAHYRSDDPLMKKVASVFLESFLFYSGFYLPMYWSSRAKLTNTADLIRLIIRDEAVHGYYIGYKFQKGLEKVDAARRQQVKNFAFDLMQDLYDNEVRYTEELYDGVGWTEDVKTFLHYNANKALMNLGYEALFPPSMAQVNPAILSALSPNADENHDFFSGSGSSYVIGKAVNTEDDDWDF
- a CDS encoding SDR family oxidoreductase, encoding MNTKTQQVAIVTGASRGIGAAIAERLAADGFTVIVNYSGNQALADELVRKIEQNGGRALSARADVSDAAAVAQLFDRAEQAFGGVDILVNNAGVIALAPVAEMSDADADRLIDINLKGTFNTLREAAKRLRDNGRIINFSSSVVGLLQPSYGMYAASKAAVEALTSVLAKELRGRNITVNAIAPGPTATGLFLDGKTPELIDRLAKMAPLERLGQPQDIAAAVSFLAGADGAWINGQILRANGGII
- the nrdH gene encoding glutaredoxin-like protein NrdH, which gives rise to MSIIIYSKPDCVQCNATYRAFDKQGIGYQVIDLTQDQQALSHVKSLGYQQVPVIIAGEDHWSGFRPDKIGALAHALAS
- a CDS encoding DUF1289 domain-containing protein; protein product: MVGRSRRRKTGSQIDDGVRSPCNNVCQIDNEKAWCLGCWRTLEEITAWSSADDEEKRAIWQRIRQRTGNI